A genomic window from Triticum urartu cultivar G1812 chromosome 7, Tu2.1, whole genome shotgun sequence includes:
- the LOC125525184 gene encoding uncharacterized protein LOC125525184, with product MGKKRDEDGETKDKKTRASWTTAQLDLLISVMKEYADAAKFRGQNGWTKEGWNSMVIRLNNQFPRANFIVSQLKFREQRLKKDYFIVKSIVEKSGLGFHSVTKMPTTIDEKWDELSKEQQEWRYKAFPYYDDLHAIYDGKTAEGKGCKRTTDVVEEKSSPATDLPRGESFTQQVLDAARLNSPSPTLPAPGFEGHNYEWTEGIYGEDVEVFPANNTERMENNSSQIPTEHMNTLPDPPPMKKARTSKGNDEGKAKRGKETTIEDPVAVRKE from the exons ATGGGGAAGAAAAGGGACGAGGATGGAGAGACCAAAG ACAAAAAAACCAGAGCATCATGGACCACTGCTCAACTTGACCTACTCATTTCTGTGATGAAAGAGTATGCGGATGCTGCTAAATTTCGTGGTCAGAATGGATGGACAAAAGAAGGATGGAATTCCATGGTTATACGCTTGAATAACCAGTTTCCGAGAGCTAATTTTATTGTTTCTCAACTAAAATTTAGAGAGCAGCGGTTGAAGAAAGATTATTTTATTGTCAAATCTATTGTAGAGAAGAGTGGCCTTGGTTTTCATTCTGTTACAAAAATGCCAACAACCATTGATGAAAAATGGGATGAACTGAGCAAAGAACAACAGGAGTGGAGATACAAAGCTTTCCCTTACTACGATGATTTGCATGCAATTTATGATG GTAAAACAGCAGAGGGGAAGGGTTGTAAGAGGACAACTGATGTGGTTGAAGAGAAGTCGAGTCCGGCTACAGATTTACCACGAGGGGAAAGCTTCACACAACAAGTTCTAGATGCCGCTAGGCTTAATTCGCCTAGTCCAACATTACCGGCTCCAGGCTTTGAAGGTCATAATTACGAGTGGACTGAAGGCATATATGGTGAGGATGTTGAAGTATTTCCTGCTAACAACACAGAACGTATGGAGAATAACAGTAGCCAAATTCCCACTGAACACATGAACACACTTCCTGACCCACCACCTATGAAAAAGGCTAGGACATCTAAAGGCAATGATGAAGGTAAGGCTAAGAGAGGCAAAGAAACAACGATTGAAGATCCGGTTGCTGTTAGAAAAGAATAA